Proteins co-encoded in one Opitutus terrae PB90-1 genomic window:
- the rfbB gene encoding dTDP-glucose 4,6-dehydratase, translating to MNLLVTGGCGFIGSNFVRQRLFEPGSPLQRLVNLDALTYAGNPANLADLAADPRYVFAQGDIGDATLVARLLDEHAIDAVVNFAAESHVDRSIDSPEPFVQTNVVGTLRLLNAARLYWTQLPAARKGAFRFLHVSTDEVYGTLAPSDPAFTEETPYAPNSPYAASKAASDHLVRAYQHTYGLPTLTTNCSNNYGPYHFPEKLIPLVILNALEGKPLPVYGDGLQVRDWLYVEDHAAAIWLVLQRGRVGETYNIGGLNEQPNIEIVRAICRLLDRKSPRTDGKSYASQITHVTDRPGHDRRYAIDCTKLQCELGWAPRESFATGIEKTVDWYLARRDWAADITAKKYSRQRLGVGA from the coding sequence GTGAATCTCCTCGTCACCGGCGGCTGCGGTTTCATTGGCAGCAATTTCGTGCGTCAACGGCTGTTTGAGCCCGGCTCGCCGCTGCAGCGGCTCGTCAACCTCGACGCGCTCACCTACGCCGGCAATCCCGCGAACCTCGCCGATCTCGCTGCCGACCCTCGTTACGTTTTCGCGCAGGGCGACATCGGCGACGCCACGCTCGTTGCGCGGCTGCTCGACGAGCACGCCATCGACGCCGTAGTGAACTTCGCCGCCGAGTCGCACGTCGACCGTTCGATCGATTCACCCGAACCTTTCGTGCAGACGAACGTTGTCGGTACGCTCCGGCTGCTCAATGCCGCGCGGCTCTACTGGACGCAGCTGCCCGCCGCGCGGAAAGGCGCCTTCCGGTTTCTCCACGTTTCGACCGACGAGGTCTATGGCACGCTGGCGCCGAGCGATCCGGCCTTCACGGAGGAAACGCCGTACGCGCCCAACTCGCCCTACGCCGCCTCGAAGGCCGCGAGCGATCATCTCGTCCGCGCCTACCAGCACACCTATGGGCTGCCGACGCTGACCACCAACTGCTCGAACAACTACGGCCCGTATCACTTCCCGGAAAAGCTGATCCCGTTGGTGATTCTCAATGCGCTCGAGGGCAAACCGCTGCCCGTGTACGGCGACGGCCTGCAGGTGCGCGACTGGCTTTACGTCGAGGATCATGCCGCGGCGATCTGGCTCGTGCTGCAGCGCGGTCGCGTGGGCGAGACCTACAACATCGGCGGCCTGAACGAGCAGCCGAACATCGAGATCGTCCGCGCGATCTGCCGGCTGTTGGACCGCAAATCACCGCGCACCGATGGGAAATCCTACGCCTCGCAGATCACGCACGTGACGGATCGTCCGGGCCACGACCGGCGCTATGCCATCGACTGCACGAAGCTCCAGTGCGAGCTGGGCTGGGCGCCGCGCGAGAGCTTCGCGACCGGCATCGAGAAGACCGTCGACTGGTATCTCGCCCGCCGCGACTGGGCCGCGGACATCACCGCAAAAAAGTACTCCCGGCAGCGGCTGGGCGTCGGCGCTTAA
- a CDS encoding four helix bundle protein, translating to MDVADESSEKLEVWRRSHALSIELYRLLADCRDWGFKDQITRAANSISDNIAEGAERLGKAEFKQFLGYAKGSAGRRAPKSCAPCPSATCQPMPDTGCGKNSAKSRE from the coding sequence ATGGACGTCGCCGACGAATCTTCCGAAAAGCTCGAAGTCTGGCGGCGATCTCACGCCCTGAGCATCGAGCTCTATCGTTTGCTCGCGGACTGCCGCGACTGGGGATTCAAGGATCAGATCACACGCGCCGCCAACAGCATCTCCGACAACATCGCGGAAGGCGCCGAGCGCCTCGGCAAGGCGGAGTTCAAGCAGTTTCTAGGCTATGCCAAAGGATCCGCGGGGAGACGCGCTCCCAAGTCCTGCGCGCCGTGCCCCTCGGCTACCTGCCAGCCGATGCCGGACACCGGCTGCGGAAAGAACTCTGCGAAATCTCGCGAATGA
- the rfbA gene encoding glucose-1-phosphate thymidylyltransferase RfbA, which translates to MPSLPLQLSTSTDGAAAPSRRGIILAGGSGTRLYPLTVAVSKQLMPVYDKPMIYYPLSVLMLAGIREILIISTPLDLPLFRRLLGTGENIGVRFTYAEQPRPEGLAQAFHIAGDVGFLNDEPAALVLGDNLFYGHNLAASLREVAARTDGATIFGYHVANPAAYGVVEFAPDGRVLSLEEKPRQPKSNYAVPGLYFYDREVVRLARTLKPSARGEIEITDLNRRYLEAGRLKVELLGRGTAWLDTGTHDSLMDAAQFVQVLENRTGLKIACVEEIAFEAGWIDRACLEANVQRLGKSSYGEYLRRRLS; encoded by the coding sequence ATGCCTTCGCTCCCACTTCAACTTTCCACGTCAACGGATGGTGCCGCGGCACCATCACGCCGCGGCATCATCCTCGCCGGCGGTTCCGGCACGCGGCTCTACCCTCTGACCGTCGCTGTCTCGAAACAGCTGATGCCGGTCTACGACAAGCCGATGATCTACTATCCGCTGTCGGTGCTCATGCTCGCCGGCATTCGCGAAATTCTGATCATCTCGACGCCGCTCGATCTGCCGCTTTTCCGGCGGCTCCTCGGCACGGGTGAGAACATCGGGGTGCGTTTCACCTACGCCGAACAGCCCCGGCCCGAGGGTCTCGCGCAGGCGTTCCACATCGCCGGCGACGTTGGCTTCCTCAACGACGAACCCGCGGCGCTGGTGCTCGGCGACAACCTTTTCTACGGCCACAATCTCGCTGCCTCGTTGCGCGAAGTCGCCGCCCGCACGGACGGCGCCACCATCTTCGGCTATCACGTCGCCAATCCCGCCGCCTACGGTGTCGTCGAGTTCGCGCCCGATGGCCGCGTGCTGTCACTCGAGGAGAAGCCTCGCCAACCCAAGTCCAACTACGCCGTACCCGGGCTCTACTTCTACGATCGCGAGGTCGTCCGGCTCGCGCGCACGCTCAAGCCGTCCGCCCGCGGCGAGATCGAGATCACGGATCTCAACCGCCGCTATCTCGAGGCCGGCAGGCTCAAGGTGGAATTGCTCGGCCGCGGCACCGCCTGGCTCGATACGGGCACGCACGACTCGTTGATGGACGCCGCGCAGTTCGTCCAAGTGCTCGAAAATCGCACAGGGCTGAAAATCGCCTGCGTCGAGGAAATCGCGTTCGAAGCCGGCTGGATCGATCGCGCGTGCCTCGAGGCCAACGTGCAGCGGCTCGGCAAATCGTCCTACGGCGAGTATCTCCGCCGGCGGCTGAGCTGA
- the rfbD gene encoding dTDP-4-dehydrorhamnose reductase produces MPLPKILLFGKVGQVGWELRRTLAPMSQLVAVDYPDVDFTAPDSIRRAIAEAAPNIVINAAAYTAVDKCESEFALAKQINADAPGVMAEEAQRRGALLVHYSTDYVFDGTKTSPYVEADAPNPLSAYGRSKLAGDEAIRRTGCNHLIFRLCWVYGARGANFMLTMQRLAREREKLRVVADQFGCPTWSRMIAETTAHALRSVRSAADARALSGAYHLAASGHTSWHGFASAIIDLMPLDARKCRAVEAITSAEYPTPTKRPAYSVLSCAKLEQAFGLRLPDWHESLRQVVES; encoded by the coding sequence ATGCCCCTTCCGAAAATTCTCCTCTTCGGCAAAGTCGGCCAAGTCGGCTGGGAACTGCGCCGCACACTCGCGCCGATGTCGCAACTCGTCGCGGTCGACTATCCCGACGTGGATTTCACCGCGCCCGACTCGATCCGCCGCGCCATCGCTGAGGCCGCTCCGAACATCGTCATCAACGCCGCCGCCTATACAGCGGTCGACAAATGCGAATCCGAATTTGCCCTGGCCAAACAGATCAATGCCGACGCACCGGGCGTCATGGCCGAAGAAGCGCAGCGCCGCGGCGCGCTGCTCGTCCACTACTCGACGGACTACGTTTTCGACGGCACGAAAACCAGTCCCTACGTCGAAGCCGACGCGCCGAATCCGCTCAGCGCCTACGGCCGCTCGAAGCTCGCCGGCGACGAAGCCATCCGCCGCACTGGCTGCAATCACCTTATCTTCCGTCTCTGCTGGGTCTATGGCGCACGCGGCGCGAACTTCATGCTCACGATGCAGCGGCTCGCGCGCGAGCGGGAGAAGCTCCGCGTCGTCGCCGACCAGTTCGGCTGCCCCACCTGGTCGCGCATGATCGCCGAAACCACGGCGCACGCCCTGCGTTCGGTGCGCAGCGCCGCGGACGCCCGCGCGCTCAGCGGTGCATATCACCTCGCCGCGTCCGGTCACACCAGCTGGCACGGTTTCGCCAGCGCGATCATCGACCTGATGCCGCTCGACGCTCGCAAATGCCGCGCCGTTGAAGCCATCACCTCCGCCGAATATCCCACGCCGACGAAACGGCCCGCCTACTCCGTGTTGTCCTGCGCGAAGCTCGAACAGGCTTTCGGCCTGCGACTGCCTGACTGGCACGAGAGCCTGCGCCAGGTCGTCGAGTCCTGA
- the rfbC gene encoding dTDP-4-dehydrorhamnose 3,5-epimerase, which produces MNVLACELDGPLIIEPKVFGDQRGFFLESWSRPRYRAAGIALDFVQDNFSFSRRGTLRGMHAQNPHPQGKLVSVWQGEVWDVVVDLRRNSPTFGRWFGLTLSAENKRQFWVPPGFAHGFVVTSETALFHYKVTDAYAPQDEIAFRFDDPAVGIRWPVSDPILSTRDTQAPLLRDVPSARLF; this is translated from the coding sequence ATGAACGTCCTCGCCTGCGAACTCGACGGCCCGCTGATCATCGAACCGAAGGTCTTCGGCGATCAGCGGGGATTCTTCCTCGAATCGTGGAGTCGCCCCCGGTATCGCGCCGCGGGCATCGCGCTCGACTTCGTGCAGGACAACTTTTCGTTCTCCCGCCGCGGCACGCTGCGCGGCATGCACGCGCAGAACCCGCATCCGCAGGGCAAGCTCGTCTCCGTCTGGCAGGGTGAGGTCTGGGACGTGGTCGTGGACCTTCGGCGAAACTCGCCGACGTTCGGCCGCTGGTTCGGGCTCACGCTGTCCGCCGAGAACAAGCGCCAGTTTTGGGTTCCGCCGGGTTTCGCCCACGGCTTCGTGGTCACGAGCGAGACGGCGTTGTTTCACTACAAGGTCACCGACGCCTACGCTCCGCAGGACGAGATTGCTTTCCGCTTCGACGATCCTGCCGTCGGCATCCGCTGGCCGGTGAGCGATCCGATTCTTTCCACCCGCGACACCCAGGCGCCGCTGCTGCGCGATGTGCCATCGGCTCGTCTCTTCTAG
- a CDS encoding DinB family protein, translating to MEISAFRPCSLSARRLWWTALLLVAAPLSGAEMSSSPLAKSMEQELNILEHDLVPLAEAMPPALYDFAPTSGEFKDVRTFGQQVMHVATNIYGAAGTVLGEKPPAAMGDGNNGPQELKTKEQILGYLRGSMDYARRAMASLTVANAMDEVDPGWGKHSRLFMANVVLWHSFDHYGQMVIYARLNGIVPPASRPKK from the coding sequence ATGGAAATCTCCGCCTTCCGACCGTGTTCACTGTCCGCTCGCCGCCTGTGGTGGACGGCGTTACTGCTGGTCGCCGCGCCGCTGTCCGGCGCCGAAATGTCCTCGTCGCCACTGGCGAAGTCGATGGAGCAGGAGTTGAACATCCTGGAGCACGATCTGGTGCCGTTGGCCGAAGCCATGCCGCCAGCGCTGTATGATTTCGCACCCACGAGCGGAGAGTTCAAGGATGTGCGAACGTTCGGCCAGCAGGTCATGCATGTGGCCACGAACATCTATGGCGCTGCGGGCACCGTGCTCGGGGAGAAACCGCCGGCCGCGATGGGCGATGGCAACAATGGACCGCAGGAACTCAAAACGAAGGAGCAGATTCTCGGCTATCTCCGGGGCTCGATGGACTACGCGCGTCGCGCCATGGCTTCGTTGACCGTCGCAAACGCCATGGACGAGGTGGATCCTGGCTGGGGCAAACACAGCCGTTTGTTCATGGCCAACGTGGTGCTGTGGCACAGCTTTGACCACTACGGGCAGATGGTGATCTACGCTCGGCTGAACGGGATCGTTCCGCCAGCCAGCCGGCCGAAGAAATAG
- a CDS encoding glycosyltransferase family 4 protein, translated as MASARSTSSSRGTWRAPSFSGLFFDNFATDSAWIRETAVLDLPPSEGVERLLLRGEYRPHPDVRGIEVGPPSLICLLDGTRVATLADLRPGPFSIEIPVGPDAARRGLRITLRLGGTGFTNLLAWLGRIVGLASLQRFRVQNKNRQIRIETLTTQTGETVYDFAVRLAPFSLAFARRHTRYEFNLVGFLTAELGVGESARCMVRAADAAGITTALVPLKLHCKNRRGDLTYASRLRDENPYRVNVIHIDPPASRDLDHHHGPGFRAGKYNVAYWAWELPEFPDTWVPDFAYYDEVWCPSDFTREAIAMKSPRPVITMPHAISFPRPTADGRARFGLPRDKFLFLFLYDLNSYSARKNPQAVLAAFRASGLAGAGAALVIKVQNERDNPEDFAALQAAVRDLPDTVLITGTLPREEIYLLESACDCFVSLHRSEGFGLAVAESMYLGKPVISTDWSGTAEFVNADSGCPIRYTLTKITTNSGPYGKGQLWAEPDVNYAAEWMRRLFADRALAARLGAAARATIETRLSPATIGERYRRRLESIATF; from the coding sequence ATGGCTTCGGCCCGCTCCACTTCCTCTTCGCGCGGCACCTGGCGCGCGCCCAGCTTCTCCGGTCTGTTTTTCGACAACTTCGCGACCGACTCGGCGTGGATTCGCGAAACGGCCGTGCTCGATCTCCCCCCGAGCGAGGGCGTCGAACGCCTGCTCCTGCGCGGGGAATACCGGCCGCATCCCGACGTGCGCGGCATCGAAGTCGGACCGCCCTCGCTCATCTGCCTGCTGGATGGCACGCGCGTAGCCACGCTCGCCGACCTCAGGCCCGGTCCGTTTTCGATCGAGATTCCCGTTGGCCCGGACGCGGCGCGGCGCGGATTGCGGATCACGCTTCGGCTCGGCGGCACGGGGTTCACCAACCTCCTCGCCTGGCTGGGTCGGATCGTCGGGCTCGCGTCGCTGCAGCGATTTCGTGTGCAGAACAAAAACCGTCAGATCCGGATCGAGACCCTCACGACGCAGACCGGTGAAACGGTGTACGATTTCGCGGTGCGGCTGGCGCCCTTCTCGCTCGCGTTCGCCCGTCGGCACACGCGCTACGAGTTCAACCTCGTTGGCTTCCTGACTGCCGAACTCGGCGTCGGCGAATCCGCGCGCTGCATGGTGCGCGCCGCTGATGCCGCCGGCATCACCACCGCCCTCGTGCCGCTCAAGCTGCACTGCAAGAACCGGCGCGGCGACCTCACTTACGCCTCGCGGCTGCGGGACGAAAATCCCTATCGCGTCAACGTCATCCACATCGATCCGCCCGCGTCGCGCGACCTCGATCATCACCACGGCCCGGGTTTTCGCGCCGGAAAATACAACGTCGCCTACTGGGCGTGGGAGCTGCCGGAGTTCCCGGACACGTGGGTGCCGGACTTCGCGTATTACGACGAGGTGTGGTGCCCGAGCGATTTCACGCGCGAGGCGATCGCGATGAAATCGCCGCGGCCGGTGATCACGATGCCGCACGCGATTTCCTTTCCGCGACCGACCGCCGACGGTCGCGCGCGGTTCGGGCTCCCGCGCGACAAGTTCCTGTTCCTTTTCCTCTACGACCTGAACTCCTACTCCGCGCGAAAAAACCCGCAGGCGGTGCTCGCGGCGTTCCGCGCCTCCGGACTGGCAGGCGCCGGAGCGGCGCTCGTGATCAAGGTGCAGAACGAGCGCGACAACCCGGAGGATTTCGCGGCCTTGCAAGCCGCCGTGCGTGACCTGCCCGACACGGTGCTCATCACCGGCACGCTGCCGCGCGAGGAGATCTACCTGCTCGAGAGCGCGTGCGATTGTTTCGTCTCGCTGCATCGCTCGGAAGGCTTCGGCCTCGCGGTGGCTGAGTCCATGTATCTCGGCAAACCAGTGATCTCGACCGATTGGTCCGGCACAGCGGAGTTCGTCAACGCTGACAGCGGCTGCCCCATTCGCTACACGCTGACGAAGATTACAACAAACAGCGGGCCCTACGGCAAAGGTCAGCTGTGGGCCGAGCCTGATGTGAATTACGCCGCCGAATGGATGCGCCGGTTGTTCGCCGACCGCGCGCTCGCCGCCCGGCTCGGCGCCGCGGCCCGCGCCACCATCGAGACGCGCCTCTCGCCCGCAACCATCGGCGAGCGCTACCGCCGCCGGTTGGAATCGATCGCGACGTTCTGA
- a CDS encoding glycosyltransferase family 2 protein, whose amino-acid sequence MNRDMQVSFVVPLYNCLDLTQAMIASLQATVPRDLAHEIILVDDGSTDGTRAWLATLGPPFRVVLNARNVGYAAANNRGAAVATGRFLVLLNNDLVLTPGWLPPMLAVHRRLGAHAGFVGNVQLEPRSRAIDHAGMVVNLQAKPEHLRSLPPRALRWARRMRLCPAVTGACALIERVVWEQLGGFDDGFHNGGEDVDLCLRLRARGRRNAVALRSIVLHHISASPGRKQRDEQNSRRLAQRWRAELESLAYRRWCWNYLDRQWTSPHPALDHADARAALAFVLGLRRTPPAIAVDGMRAAMDREIARWDKIFGAGGPPSAASAEPPR is encoded by the coding sequence ATGAACCGCGACATGCAGGTGTCGTTCGTCGTCCCGCTCTACAATTGTCTGGATCTCACCCAGGCGATGATTGCGAGCCTGCAAGCGACCGTGCCGCGCGATCTCGCGCACGAGATCATCCTCGTCGACGACGGTAGCACCGACGGCACGCGCGCGTGGCTTGCCACCCTCGGTCCCCCCTTTCGCGTCGTGCTCAACGCCCGCAACGTCGGCTACGCCGCCGCCAACAATCGCGGCGCCGCCGTCGCAACGGGCCGATTTCTCGTGCTGCTCAACAACGACCTCGTGCTCACGCCGGGTTGGCTGCCGCCGATGCTCGCCGTGCACCGCCGGCTGGGCGCGCACGCCGGCTTCGTGGGCAACGTCCAGCTCGAGCCGCGCTCCCGCGCCATCGATCACGCCGGCATGGTCGTCAATCTGCAGGCGAAACCCGAGCATCTCCGTTCGCTGCCGCCGCGTGCACTGCGCTGGGCGCGACGCATGCGCTTGTGCCCGGCCGTCACCGGCGCGTGCGCGTTGATCGAGCGCGTGGTCTGGGAACAACTCGGCGGTTTCGACGACGGTTTTCACAACGGCGGCGAAGACGTCGATCTCTGCCTGCGGCTGCGGGCGCGCGGCCGGCGCAACGCCGTGGCGCTGCGCAGCATCGTGCTGCATCACATCAGTGCCTCACCGGGGCGAAAGCAGCGTGATGAACAGAACAGCCGCCGGCTCGCGCAGCGCTGGCGCGCCGAACTCGAGTCGCTCGCCTACCGCCGTTGGTGTTGGAACTACCTCGACCGACAGTGGACCTCGCCGCATCCGGCGCTCGACCACGCCGACGCCCGCGCAGCGCTCGCGTTTGTCCTCGGGCTACGCCGCACGCCACCCGCGATCGCCGTCGACGGCATGCGTGCCGCCATGGACCGCGAGATCGCCCGGTGGGACAAAATCTTCGGAGCAGGCGGTCCGCCGTCCGCAGCTTCCGCCGAACCGCCGAGGTGA
- a CDS encoding class I SAM-dependent methyltransferase, which translates to MKDRLSESRGVYLGKVYLGAGGNGARRLVGETDAASQVDARKRKAVDEGVEIEEYRRMAAVEDAMWYYRALHQHLERELTAGLGEGGRRWRRGTPSTGKTPAPPPRAENPPGQADRAMWQILDAGCGTGGLIRRLEPVHPEWRWTGVDVEPLACELARGRVARSEIVEASVTALPFGDASFDAVVSADVLYHLDDDALALREYARVLRPGGRIVINVPAHRWLWSYHDVAVHGRRRYVRKELRARLEAAGLQVNRLTHWNLLPLPLVIVRRKMLPAPRSGSDVRLYPQPVEAIFNGLMAVERGGLRTLRSFPVGTSILAVATKAD; encoded by the coding sequence ATGAAGGATCGGCTGAGCGAAAGCCGCGGCGTTTACCTTGGCAAAGTTTATCTGGGAGCGGGCGGGAACGGCGCGCGACGGCTCGTTGGCGAAACTGACGCCGCCTCACAGGTTGACGCGCGAAAGCGGAAAGCCGTGGATGAAGGCGTGGAGATCGAGGAATATCGCCGGATGGCTGCGGTGGAAGATGCGATGTGGTATTACCGCGCGCTGCACCAGCATCTCGAGCGGGAGCTGACGGCGGGGCTGGGCGAGGGTGGCCGGCGGTGGCGGCGGGGAACGCCGTCCACGGGCAAGACGCCCGCGCCACCTCCGAGGGCTGAAAATCCGCCCGGTCAGGCTGACCGTGCGATGTGGCAGATTCTCGATGCGGGGTGCGGCACGGGCGGGCTGATCCGGCGGCTGGAACCGGTGCATCCTGAGTGGCGCTGGACGGGCGTCGACGTCGAGCCCCTGGCGTGCGAACTGGCGCGCGGCCGCGTGGCCCGGAGCGAAATCGTGGAGGCGTCGGTCACGGCGCTGCCGTTTGGCGATGCGAGTTTCGACGCCGTCGTTTCGGCCGACGTGCTTTATCACCTCGACGACGACGCGCTGGCCCTGCGCGAGTACGCCCGCGTGCTGCGACCCGGCGGCCGGATAGTCATCAACGTGCCGGCGCACCGCTGGCTGTGGTCCTATCACGACGTGGCGGTGCATGGTCGGCGACGGTATGTGCGGAAGGAACTGCGCGCGCGACTGGAGGCGGCGGGGCTGCAGGTGAACCGGCTCACGCACTGGAACCTGCTGCCGCTGCCGCTGGTGATTGTGCGGCGCAAGATGCTGCCGGCACCGCGAAGCGGAAGCGACGTGCGGCTCTACCCACAGCCGGTCGAGGCAATCTTCAACGGACTGATGGCCGTCGAGCGCGGAGGGTTGCGCACGTTGCGCAGCTTCCCGGTGGGAACCTCGATCCTGGCGGTCGCAACGAAAGCCGATTGA
- a CDS encoding DegT/DnrJ/EryC1/StrS family aminotransferase gives MADHPLLTADPKASYLAHAAEIRAAIDRVLASGHYILGPEVEAFEREFATAQGGGHVIGVANGTEAIELALRAIGVQRGDAVATVANTVSATAAAIEQIGARLTFVEIDAATMVMSAATLERALVEAGGTIKAIVPVHLYGHPAPMPAIVELAQRHGAKVIEDCAQSHGALVAGRPAGAWGDAAAYSFYPTKNLGAIGDGGAVYTRDAELAERVQRLRQYGWRQRYVSEEPGRNSRLDELQAAILRVKLGALAAENETRRKLAARYLERLGQAAAAGARRVTLPAVAADVRPVWHQFVVRTPEREALRTHLAERGIAAGVLYPTPLHRQPAYAQPELHLPETEQACAEVLCLPVHPALSLADVDRVSDEILGWLCS, from the coding sequence ATGGCCGATCATCCGCTGCTTACCGCCGACCCCAAGGCCAGCTATCTGGCGCACGCCGCGGAAATTCGTGCGGCGATCGACCGCGTGCTGGCGAGCGGACACTATATTCTCGGGCCGGAGGTGGAGGCGTTCGAGCGCGAGTTTGCCACGGCGCAGGGCGGCGGGCACGTGATTGGCGTGGCGAATGGCACCGAGGCGATCGAGCTGGCGTTGCGCGCGATCGGTGTACAGCGAGGCGACGCGGTGGCGACGGTGGCGAACACCGTTAGCGCGACGGCTGCCGCGATCGAGCAGATCGGCGCACGGCTCACGTTCGTGGAGATCGATGCGGCCACGATGGTGATGTCCGCCGCGACGCTGGAGCGGGCGCTCGTCGAAGCGGGCGGCACGATCAAGGCGATCGTGCCGGTGCATCTTTACGGCCATCCCGCGCCGATGCCGGCGATCGTGGAACTCGCGCAGCGGCACGGCGCGAAGGTGATCGAAGACTGCGCGCAATCGCACGGTGCGCTGGTGGCGGGGCGGCCCGCCGGCGCGTGGGGCGACGCAGCGGCGTACAGTTTTTATCCGACCAAAAATCTTGGGGCCATCGGCGACGGCGGCGCGGTTTATACGCGCGACGCCGAGCTGGCCGAGCGCGTGCAGCGGCTGCGGCAGTATGGCTGGCGGCAGCGTTACGTGAGCGAGGAGCCGGGCCGCAACAGCCGACTGGACGAATTGCAAGCCGCGATCCTGCGCGTGAAACTCGGCGCGCTGGCGGCGGAAAATGAGACGAGGCGGAAACTCGCGGCGCGCTACTTGGAACGGCTGGGACAGGCGGCTGCGGCCGGGGCGCGGCGAGTTACGCTGCCGGCCGTCGCAGCCGACGTGCGGCCGGTGTGGCATCAGTTCGTCGTGCGGACGCCCGAGCGCGAGGCGCTGCGCACGCATTTGGCGGAGCGCGGGATCGCGGCGGGCGTGCTGTATCCGACGCCGCTGCACCGCCAGCCCGCGTATGCGCAGCCGGAGCTGCATTTGCCGGAGACGGAGCAGGCCTGCGCCGAGGTGCTATGCCTGCCGGTGCATCCGGCGCTCAGCTTGGCGGACGTTGACAGGGTGTCCGACGAAATCCTTGGTTGGTTGTGCTCATGA
- a CDS encoding glycosyltransferase family 2 protein, whose product MTANAPALSFVIPLYTSAETIAPLVREIEGLTIAGGHEIVLVNDGSTDATATVCRELVRSAKVPIVYIEHARNFGEHNAVLTGWRHARGAHLVNLDDDGQHPPTEAVRLWQHAMATGADVVFGHYTVKQHSLWRNFGSWFTNRMTDWALEKPTGFYLSSFRCVTAAVARDVARNTGPTPYIDGLILQVTQRIASLPVRHEARQAGTSGYTFRRLVRLWLSAWINFSVLPLRVATVIGLAAAALGVVGLGWVGWLWFTNRGPAFGWGSLMAALLMFSGTQLVLLGLVGEYIGRMYLTVNQRPQSVVREVLRSG is encoded by the coding sequence ATGACCGCGAACGCACCCGCGCTCAGCTTTGTCATTCCGCTCTACACCAGTGCCGAGACGATCGCTCCGCTGGTCCGGGAGATCGAAGGACTGACGATCGCGGGCGGGCACGAGATCGTGCTGGTGAACGACGGCAGCACCGATGCCACCGCGACGGTTTGCCGCGAACTGGTGCGGTCCGCAAAGGTGCCGATCGTCTACATCGAACACGCGCGCAATTTCGGCGAGCACAACGCGGTGCTCACCGGCTGGCGGCATGCGCGCGGCGCGCATCTCGTCAATCTCGACGACGACGGCCAGCATCCGCCGACGGAAGCCGTGCGGTTGTGGCAGCACGCGATGGCGACCGGAGCGGACGTGGTGTTCGGCCACTACACGGTGAAGCAGCATTCGTTGTGGCGGAACTTCGGGAGCTGGTTCACGAACCGGATGACCGATTGGGCGCTGGAGAAGCCCACCGGATTTTACCTGTCGAGTTTCCGGTGCGTCACGGCGGCCGTGGCGCGGGACGTCGCGCGCAATACCGGCCCCACGCCCTACATCGACGGACTGATCCTGCAGGTGACGCAGCGGATTGCGTCGCTGCCGGTGCGGCACGAAGCGCGCCAAGCGGGCACGAGCGGCTACACGTTCCGGCGGCTCGTGCGGCTGTGGTTGAGCGCGTGGATCAATTTTTCGGTGCTGCCGTTGCGCGTCGCGACGGTGATCGGGCTGGCGGCGGCGGCGCTGGGTGTGGTCGGACTCGGCTGGGTCGGCTGGCTGTGGTTCACCAATCGCGGACCGGCGTTCGGCTGGGGTTCACTCATGGCGGCGCTGCTCATGTTCTCCGGCACCCAACTCGTGCTGCTCGGACTGGTGGGCGAATACATCGGTCGGATGTATTTGACCGTAAACCAGCGGCCGCAGTCGGTCGTGCGCGAGGTGCTGCGGAGCGGATAA